In the Zingiber officinale cultivar Zhangliang chromosome 5A, Zo_v1.1, whole genome shotgun sequence genome, TGGCGTTGCGTCAGCAGCTAGtgcctgatcgatgcgtggaccgatcagaaccttgATCGGTCCACGAGGCCGATCGGGAActctgatcggtcggggaccgatcggcatgttgatcggtcccggaccgatcagcccctctgcgcctcgctctgttcgatcgactcacgatcggtcaccgaccgatcgttaTCTGATATAGATgtattcttgatcggtcaccggccgatcagaatattcatgatatccggatcgatcacggatcgatccagaggatttcgcccaaaccaagtccaaaccaacatccggtcaatcttgacctgttggtacattgcgcctagcatccagtcactcccttgatctgctaggactccccgctaagtgtcaggtcaatccctttgacccacttagacttttctctccgtaccaagtatccggtcaatcctatgacctacttggacttcccatcaccagatgtccgatcacccttgatccatctggattttcccttgcccggcttcactcaccaggactttcacctagcttcactcactagggttttcacctggcttcactcaccaggatttccaatatgcctagcttcactcaccaggacttttccaattacctggcttcactcaccaggactttctaactgcctggcttcactcaccaggactttcccgtctgcctggcttcactcaccaggacttttccacatccggtccagagaacgagctcccgagccctctctgaccacagtccggagaatgagcttccgagccctctccgacttcccatgtgccaagcttccatacttggacttctccgtgccaagtctccatacttggacttttcccgtgccaagtctccatacttagacttttcccgtgccaagctccctgcttggacttttccgagtcaggtcaactcaccttgggtcaaccaggtcaaccttgaccgcgggttgcacccacaatctcccaagcttgtatccttgtcaagcatcaaggtacaaacattgtcaaacataactcgtcaaacatcaaaacacaactcgagtccagtcaactcaagtctagtcaaccaggtcaaccttgacctaaggttgcaccaacagaaaggCGAGTTGGTTCGCGCTGATCGGAGatcagttatacaagaaagtTTTCTCCCGACCGCTGCTCAAGTGCGTCAGGCCGGAAGACAACGACTACATACTGCAAAAAGTGCACCAAGGGTCATGTGGAGGGCATCTGGCCGGCCGCTCACTGGCATGGAAGATTTTGTTGgcaggatacttttggccgactctcCAGGAAGATGCCTCTCGGACAGTGGCAACCTATCTATCCTGCCAAAGGTACCATAACTCTTCTCACCGGCCTACGGAAGAGATGAAGTCGTCCAtggtgtcctgcccgttcgactagTGGGgaatggacatcgtaggaccgtTCCCAATGACGATTGAATAATGGAAATTCCTGCTTGTGGCAatcgactacttctccaagttggtcgaggccgagccgctggcaaggataaccgagcagatggtcaaaaagttcatttggcagcacatcatctgtcggttcggcatcccgcgtCGGCTTGTCTCGGACAATGGCAGGCAGTTCGTTGGCCAACGACTCAGAGAATGGTGCAAAGGGTACGACATCCatcaggccttcacctccgtaGCATACCCCCAGAGCAACAGACAAGCAGAAGTCTTCAATTGGGAGATCTTACGGATCCTTCGAGTTCGGTTCGACCATATAGGaggcagctgggtggacgagctctcGGGAGTCTTATGGGCGATtcgcacgactccaaaggagggaACAGGAGTAACCctattccacttggtgtatggaggagaagcaatcaTCCCGGTCGAGGTGGGGGTGGAGTCTGATCGGGTGCAGCGATACGATGAGGACAATGTTGAGTGGAGACAGCTGGAGttggacttggtggatgaagcacGTGCCAGGACTGCTGTACGGCTGACGTCCTACCGACAAAGGATGCGTCAGAACTACAATCGACGAGTGATACCTAGATCCTTCCTGATAGGCGATCTCGTATgaaagaag is a window encoding:
- the LOC121979788 gene encoding uncharacterized protein LOC121979788 codes for the protein MAGSSLANDSENGAKGGSWVDELSGVLWAIRTTPKEGTGVTLFHLVYGGEAIIPVEVGVESDRVQRYDEDNVEWRQLELDLVDEARARTAVRLTSYRQRMRQNYNRRVIPRSFLIGDLV